The following DNA comes from Mycolicibacterium aromaticivorans JS19b1 = JCM 16368.
GAACAGCCGGAGCCGACGTCCACCTATCTGATCACCTTGCAGATCGGCATGTACGGCGCCCACAAGCTGCCCAAATCCCAGGTGCCGATGCAGGCGGTGTTGCCGGACCGGCTGCGTCCCGAGTTCGACCAGGACTTCGGCCGTCAGCCGCAGATGATGAAGCTGTTCGTCAAGCTGTTCGGCCCGTACCCGCTGAGCAACGGCTACACCGTTGTGGTGACCGATGACGATCTGGAGATACCGCTTGAAGCACAAGGTATCTCGATCTTCGGTGCCAACCACTGTGACGGCAAGCGCGGCGCCGAACGGCTGATCGCCCACGAGCTGGCCCATCAGTGGTTCGGCAACAGCGTGACCGCGCGGCGCTGGCGCGACATCTGGTTGCACGAGGGATTCGCCTGCTACGCCGAATGGCTGTGGTCGGAGAACTCCGGCGGACGCTCCGCCGATCAGTGGGCCCGCCACTATCACGCCAAGCTGGCGTCCTCGCCGCAGAACCTGTTGCTGGCCGATCCCGGGCCGCGGGACATGTTCGACGACCGGGTATACAAGCGCGGTGCGCTCACATTGCACGTGCTGCGCGGCACCCTCGGCGACGAGAAGTTCTTTGCGCTGCTGCGTGATTGGACCAGCCGCCACCAGCACAGCACGGTGGTGACCGACGACTTCACCGGTCTTGCCGCCAACTACGCCGAGGTCTCGCTGCGTCCACTGTGGGATGCCTGGCTGTATTCCACCGAGGTGCCGCGGCTGTGACCGACGCGGGCGCCTCGTTCGAGGCGCTGAGCGCCACCGGTGCTGACCAGATCAGCGGCACCGGGGCGATCACCCGCAGCAGTGTGGCCAGAGTCGGTGCGGCCACGGCGATCTCGGCGGTGTGCGGATACGCGGTCCTCTACCTGGCCGCCCGCGCGCTGGATCCGGCCGGCTTCTCGGTGTTCGGGGTGTTCTGGGGTGCGTTCGGTTTGGTCGGCGGCGCGGCGTACGGACTGCTGCAGGAGGCCACCCGGGAAGTCCGCTCCGCGGGTTATGTCGAGATCGCCGAGGGACCCCGAACGCACCCGATGCGGATCGCGACGGCGGTCGGGGTGGTGTCCGCTCTCGTCATGGCGGGCACCTCGTTCCTCTGGGCGCCGCACGTGTTCAGCGTGTCGCGGCCGCTATCGGTGGCGCTGCTGAGCGTCGGTCTTGCCGGATTCTGCATTCACGCAACACTTTTAGGCCTGCTCGCCGGTACCGGCCGCTGGGGTGGTTACGGGGCGTTGATGGTCACTGACGCCATCATGCGGGTGGTGGTCGCGGTGGCGGCCTTCGCGGTGGGCTGGGGGTTGGACGGCTTCTTGTGGGCGACCGTCGCCGGTGCGATCGGATGGCTGCTGCTGCTGTCGGTGTCACCGGGCGCGCGGACCGCGGCCGGGCTGCGCACTCCCGGCAGTACCGCCACCTTTCTGCGCGGAGCCGGACACTCGATCGCCGCCGCCGGCGCCAGCGCCATCCTCGTCATGGGCTTCCCGGTGCTGCTGAAGGCGACCTCCGGCGGTGACCTCGGAGCGGCCGGCGGCGTGGTGATCCTGGCGGTGACGCTGACCCGCGCGCCCCTGCTGGTTCCGCTCACCGCGATGCAGGGCAACCTGATCGCACACTTCGTCGACCACCGCGGCCACCGGCTCAGGTCGTTGATCGCGCCCGCGGCGGTGGTGCTGGTGATCGGTGCCGTCGGGGTCGTGGCCGCCGGACTGCTCGGGCCGTGGCTGATCCGAGTCGCGTTCGGCGACGAGTACGGCCCGGGCGGCCTCCTGCTGGCCTGGCTGACCGCCGGCGCGGTGGCGATCGCACTGTTGACCGTGACCGGGGCCGCGACCGTCGCCGCCGGCCTGCACCGGGCCTACTCGATCGGCTGGGTCGGGGCCACCGTCGTCTCCGCGGCCCTGTTGAGCCTTCCCATGGGCCTGACCGATCGCACCGTCGTGGCCCTGCTGTGCGGGCCGCTGGTCGGCATCGTCGTCCACCTTGCCGCGCTGGGCCGCGCCGCGCGCTGAAACCGCAGTTGTCGGCGTGTACCTTGTGGACATCGACACGTCCTACCCCGACGCCTGGATCATCGTGCCGGCGTTCAACGAGGCGCAGGTCATCGCCGACGTCATCGCGGACCTGCGCCAAGTCTTCGACCACGTGGTCTGCGTCGACGACGGAAGCAAGGACGACACCGCCGACATCGCCTGGCGGGCGGGCGCACACGTGGTCCGCCACCCCGTGAATCTCGGGCAGGGTGCGGCCATCCAGACCGGGGTCGAATACGCCCGCCGCCAGCCCGGCGCAGCGGTGTTCGTCACCTTCGACGCCGACGGCCAGCACCGCGTGAAGGACGTCCTCGCCATGATGGAGCGGCTGTCCAAAGGCGACGTCGACATCGTGATCGGCACCCGTTTCGCCGGCACCACCGTCAGCCACACCCCGCCCCTCAAGCGGGTGATCCTGCGCGCGGCGGCCGTGCTGAGCCCCAGCAGCCACCGGCTGCATCTGACCGACTCGCACAATGGGCTGCGCGTGTTCAACAAGACCGTGGCCGACAACCTCAATCTGACGATGAACGGGATGAGCCACGCCGGAGAATTCATCACCCTGATCGCCGAAAATCATTGGCGAGTAACCGAAGAGCCGGTCGAGATTCTCTACACGGACTACTCGATGTCCAAGGGTCAGCCGCTGCTCAACGGGGTGAACATCGTCTTCGACGGGTTTCTGCGCGGAAGGATGCGCCGATGAACTGGATCCAGGTCCTGCTGATCGCAGCGGTGATCGCACTGCTGGTGTACCTGCTCCGGTCCCGCACCAACGCCAAGGCCAAGGCGTGGGTCAAGGTCGGCTACGTGCTGTTCGTGGTGCTGGCGATCTACGCCATCCTTCGCCCGGATGACACCACGGTGCTGGCCAACTTCCTGGGGGTTCGCCGTGGCGCGGACCTGATCACCTATGCGCTGATCATCGCGTTCGTGTTCACCACGTTGAGCACGTATCTGCGATTCAAGGAACTCGAACTGAAGTACGCCCGCCTGGCCCGCGCGGTAGCCCTGGAGGGCGCACGCACCCCGGAACACTAACCGCGGAAGTAGTCCACGGTGCGGGCGATGCCTTCGTCGAGGCGCACCCGCGGCTGCCAGCCCAGCACCATCTCGGCTTTTCGGACGTCCAGGCACGACCGCTTCACGTCGCCGAGCCGCGCCGGAGCCAACTCCGGATCGTCGGCCACTCCGATCACCTTGGCCACCACCGAGTGCAGGTGCCGGTCACTGGTCTCCACACCGGTACCGATGTTGAACCGCTGGCCGCACCCGCCGGTCCCTGCGGCCCGGACGAAGGCGTCGACGACGTCGTCGACGAAGACGTAGTCGCGGGTGTTGGAGCCGTCGCCGTAGACCCGCGTTGGCAGGCCGGCCAGCAGCGCGTTGACGAAGATCGCGACGACGCCGGCCTCGCCGTGCGGGTCTTGGCGCGGGCCATAGACATTCGCCGGCGCGATGAACGAGCAGTCCACGCCGTAGAGGTGACGGAAGGTGTTGAGGTAGAGCTCGCCGGCCACCTTGCTGGCCGCGTAGGGCGACGCCGGGTCGACCGGGGCGGTTTCGTTGGTGGGAAAGTTCGTCGGCACGCCGTAGATAGATCCGCCTGAGGAGGCGTGGACGACCTTGCGGACGCCGGACCGCCTGGCCGCCTCGGCCAGCCGGACCGTGCCGACGACGTTGACCGCCGCGTCGAATTCCGGCTCCTCCACCGAGCGGCGCACGTCGATCTGGGCGGCCAGGTGGTGGACGACCTCGGGCTTGTGCTTCTCGAACAGCCCGATCAGGTCCGCGCTCGCGATGTCGGCCTCGACGAACTCGAACCTGCCGTTGATGCTCGCCGCCGCCAGGTTCGCGCTGCGGCCCCGACTCAGATCGTCGAGCCCGATGACGGTGTACCCGTCGGCGAGCAGGCGATCGACCAGCGTTGAACCGATGAAGCCGGCCGCGCCCGTGACCAGTACCTGCATGTCGGTCACCCTACCGACAGGTGAGTACAGTCGACGCGATGGCA
Coding sequences within:
- a CDS encoding M1 family metallopeptidase, with the protein product MKQPAKKAAKKGGPPVIDPYLPNNGNFGYRVSRYELDLEYKVAINRLTGTATITAATLASLKTFTLDLSAALSVSKVTVNGRRPSNFSASNGKLHITLSTPLPAGAAMSINVRYGGNPRPIRSYWGEVGFEELSNGALVAGQPNGAASWFPCDDHPSAKASYRIQISTDSPYRAVANGELVSRRVRAAQTVWTYEQPEPTSTYLITLQIGMYGAHKLPKSQVPMQAVLPDRLRPEFDQDFGRQPQMMKLFVKLFGPYPLSNGYTVVVTDDDLEIPLEAQGISIFGANHCDGKRGAERLIAHELAHQWFGNSVTARRWRDIWLHEGFACYAEWLWSENSGGRSADQWARHYHAKLASSPQNLLLADPGPRDMFDDRVYKRGALTLHVLRGTLGDEKFFALLRDWTSRHQHSTVVTDDFTGLAANYAEVSLRPLWDAWLYSTEVPRL
- a CDS encoding lipopolysaccharide biosynthesis protein gives rise to the protein MTDAGASFEALSATGADQISGTGAITRSSVARVGAATAISAVCGYAVLYLAARALDPAGFSVFGVFWGAFGLVGGAAYGLLQEATREVRSAGYVEIAEGPRTHPMRIATAVGVVSALVMAGTSFLWAPHVFSVSRPLSVALLSVGLAGFCIHATLLGLLAGTGRWGGYGALMVTDAIMRVVVAVAAFAVGWGLDGFLWATVAGAIGWLLLLSVSPGARTAAGLRTPGSTATFLRGAGHSIAAAGASAILVMGFPVLLKATSGGDLGAAGGVVILAVTLTRAPLLVPLTAMQGNLIAHFVDHRGHRLRSLIAPAAVVLVIGAVGVVAAGLLGPWLIRVAFGDEYGPGGLLLAWLTAGAVAIALLTVTGAATVAAGLHRAYSIGWVGATVVSAALLSLPMGLTDRTVVALLCGPLVGIVVHLAALGRAAR
- a CDS encoding glycosyltransferase family 2 protein, yielding MDIDTSYPDAWIIVPAFNEAQVIADVIADLRQVFDHVVCVDDGSKDDTADIAWRAGAHVVRHPVNLGQGAAIQTGVEYARRQPGAAVFVTFDADGQHRVKDVLAMMERLSKGDVDIVIGTRFAGTTVSHTPPLKRVILRAAAVLSPSSHRLHLTDSHNGLRVFNKTVADNLNLTMNGMSHAGEFITLIAENHWRVTEEPVEILYTDYSMSKGQPLLNGVNIVFDGFLRGRMRR
- a CDS encoding DUF2304 domain-containing protein, which codes for MNWIQVLLIAAVIALLVYLLRSRTNAKAKAWVKVGYVLFVVLAIYAILRPDDTTVLANFLGVRRGADLITYALIIAFVFTTLSTYLRFKELELKYARLARAVALEGARTPEH
- a CDS encoding NAD-dependent epimerase/dehydratase family protein gives rise to the protein MQVLVTGAAGFIGSTLVDRLLADGYTVIGLDDLSRGRSANLAAASINGRFEFVEADIASADLIGLFEKHKPEVVHHLAAQIDVRRSVEEPEFDAAVNVVGTVRLAEAARRSGVRKVVHASSGGSIYGVPTNFPTNETAPVDPASPYAASKVAGELYLNTFRHLYGVDCSFIAPANVYGPRQDPHGEAGVVAIFVNALLAGLPTRVYGDGSNTRDYVFVDDVVDAFVRAAGTGGCGQRFNIGTGVETSDRHLHSVVAKVIGVADDPELAPARLGDVKRSCLDVRKAEMVLGWQPRVRLDEGIARTVDYFRG